Within Gloeocapsa sp. PCC 73106, the genomic segment GCAAGCATTATTAAATGTTTTATATCCAATAACTGAGAATATATTTTCTGATTCTAGTTTTGCTTATCGTCCCAATCTTTCCTATCTCGATGCCATTAAAAAAATAGCATTTTGGCGAGATCATGGTTTTCTCTGGGTATTAGACGCAGATATTGTGACCTTTTTTGATAGTATTGATCATCAGAAACTCCTCCTGGAAGTCAGAAAAGTAATAGATAATCCTCGTATACTTTGTTTAATTAAAGCCTGGATAACTGCAGGAATATCCAATCAGCAAAACACAATTGCTCTAGACAGAGGAATTCCTCAAGGGGCCGTTATTTCTCCACTATTATCTAATGTTTATCTCCATCAGTTAGATGAATACATCACCAAATCTGACTTAAAATTAGTGCGCTATGCTGATGACTTTGTTGTCCTGTCAGATACCGAAGCTAAAATTAGAGTAGCCTATACTCAAGTAGTACAGTTATTAAATATTATGGGATTGAAATTAAATGCAGAAAAAACTAAAATCACCCATTTTAACAAAGGCTTTCAGTTTCTCGGTCATGGCTTTTTTCGCAGTGCAGTTTTTCCTATAGATGAAAAGAAAGAGTCATCCAGACTAAATCGAAAAAAAAAATTGACTTCGCGTCAGCAGAAGAAATAAACCCCCAATCTCAATTTCAACCTAGGAATCAAAATATTATCCCTTTTTGGAATCAAGAAATGGCTACCCTATATCTTATGGAACAACAAACGTGGTTACATAAAGAAAATCAGCGTTTTGTTGTACAAATTAATAAAAAAGAGAAAAGAGAAATTCTCATCAGAGAGATCAATCAGATTTTACTTTTTGGCAATATTCAGATAACTACTCCGGCAATTAATACTTGTTTACAAGAACAAATTATTGTCTTGTTTTTAAGTCAATCAGGGCAATACAACGGACATTTATGGAGTTTAGAGGCTAATCATCTTAACTTGGAAATAACACAAATTCAAAAACATCGTGAATTAGCTTTTCAATTACCAGTTTGTCGGGGGATAGTTTTAGGTAAAATACTAAATTGTCGGCAGCTTTTACTGAGGTTAAATCGCAAGCGCAAGCTGAAAGAGATTGAAGAGGCAATTATAGGTATTGATGCTGACTTAAAAAAAGCAGAAATTGTTGAGGATATAGATCAGTTGCGAGGTTATGAGGGAGTAAGTGCTTCTAGATATTTTCCAGCTTTAGGAAAACTAATTGTTAATCCTGATTTTCAATTTTCTCAACGACATCGTCAACCACCTACCGATCCGGTCAATTCTTTGCTGAGTTTTGGTTATACTTTATTGTTTAATAATGTATTGAGTTTAATTATCGCCGAAGGGCTTTCTCCCTATTTTGGTAATTTTCACTATGGAGAAAGGAAAAAACCATATTTAGCCTTTGATTTGATGGAGGAATTTCGCTCTCCTATCGTCGATTCTCTTGTTCTTAGATTGGTTAATACACCTCTAGTGTCTAGTGAAGATTTTGAACAAGCTGATAATGATGGTGTCTATTTGAGCAATTCAGCTCGAAAAACCTTTTTAACTAATTTTGAAAATCGTCTCAATCAAACTATCTCCCATCCAGATCAGCGATCGCCCGTAACCTACAGACAAGTAATTCATTTACAAGTACGTCGTTATAAACAATATTTACTGTCAGGAACTCCCTATCAACCCTTTGTCAGGAGTACATGATGCTCGTCTTGATTGTCTACGATATACCTGATGATAAAAGAAGAAACAAACTCTCAAAGTTTCTTGAGGGTTACGGTACGAGAGTGCAGTTATCTGTTTTTGAGTGTTTTCTCTCGCTCCAAGAGATGAAGGACCTATATCTGAAAGTCAAAAAACGAGTCAAGCTAGATGAAGATAATGTCCGTTTTTACTGGATTAGCGGGGAGACAATTTCGAGGATTATTACCATTGGCGGAGAATATCCTGAACCTCCTCCTAACTATTATTTAATTTAAGCAGTGATAGATATTCCATGCTCTTTCATAATCCTCTTTCATCCGCTGTCTCAAATCAGCAGGATGCAATATTTCTGCATTGTGTCCCCAAGCTCTCAACCTCATGACCACATCAAATTCTACATCATAACCTCCCTCTTGACCATGGCGATAACGCATTGTATAATAGGCATCCTGGGGGTGTTTTGTCACAATCTTTCTTATTAATTCTTCTTCTTCTGGTCTAATTTCAACCTCGACAATTCTTTTAAATTCTGTCAAAAATTGGTTAATATTTTGAAATTCCAAGCGTTTAAAAGTTTCGTGCCTTTTACTCCCTTCGA encodes:
- a CDS encoding reverse transcriptase domain-containing protein, giving the protein MDCILNDFLNHHNFRQAWAKVADNQGSSGIDRETIDKFAADEENNLVALLESVVNNTYTPKPLLQVLIPKDQQKFRELKIPTVRDRIVQQALLNVLYPITENIFSDSSFAYRPNLSYLDAIKKIAFWRDHGFLWVLDADIVTFFDSIDHQKLLLEVRKVIDNPRILCLIKAWITAGISNQQNTIALDRGIPQGAVISPLLSNVYLHQLDEYITKSDLKLVRYADDFVVLSDTEAKIRVAYTQVVQLLNIMGLKLNAEKTKITHFNKGFQFLGHGFFRSAVFPIDEKKESSRLNRKKKLTSRQQKK
- the cas1 gene encoding CRISPR-associated endonuclease Cas1, whose protein sequence is MATLYLMEQQTWLHKENQRFVVQINKKEKREILIREINQILLFGNIQITTPAINTCLQEQIIVLFLSQSGQYNGHLWSLEANHLNLEITQIQKHRELAFQLPVCRGIVLGKILNCRQLLLRLNRKRKLKEIEEAIIGIDADLKKAEIVEDIDQLRGYEGVSASRYFPALGKLIVNPDFQFSQRHRQPPTDPVNSLLSFGYTLLFNNVLSLIIAEGLSPYFGNFHYGERKKPYLAFDLMEEFRSPIVDSLVLRLVNTPLVSSEDFEQADNDGVYLSNSARKTFLTNFENRLNQTISHPDQRSPVTYRQVIHLQVRRYKQYLLSGTPYQPFVRST
- the cas2 gene encoding CRISPR-associated endonuclease Cas2, translated to MLVLIVYDIPDDKRRNKLSKFLEGYGTRVQLSVFECFLSLQEMKDLYLKVKKRVKLDEDNVRFYWISGETISRIITIGGEYPEPPPNYYLI